The region GGAGAACTGGCCAATGAAGGCTGATAGCGGGGCCGATGCCGACGTGATCGTCATTGGTGGCGGCTTGCATGGCACCTCCAGCGCGCTTCACCTGGCACGCAAGGGGTTGCGCGTCACGCTGCTCGAGGCCGACTATTGCGGCCGGCACGCCTCGGGCGTCAATGCCGGCGGCGTGCGCACGCTGGGGCGCCACATTGCCGAGATTCCGCTGGCGCTGGCGTCGCTGGAGCTGTGGCACCGGCTGGCGGACCTGACCGGCGACGACGCGGGATTCGTGCCCAGCGGCCAGCTGAAAGTGGCCGAGACCGACGCCGAGCTCGACCTGCTGCGCCGGCGCGTGGCGCAGCTCGAAGCACTGGGCTTTACCCACGAAACCCTGGTCGACGCGCACACGGTGCGGGCCCTGGTGCCGTCGATCGCGCCCCATGTCACGGGCGCGATCTGGGCAAGCCGCGACGGCCATGCGCTGCCCTACCGTGCCGTCACCGCATTCCGTCGCGCCGCCGCAGCCGCCGGCGCGGTAGTCCATGAAGCCACCACCGCCGGACGCCTGGAATACGCGCACGGCCGCTGGCACGTGCACACGCCGCGCGGCGTGTTCCGCGCCAAACGGCTGGTCAACACGGCCGGCGCGTG is a window of Cupriavidus taiwanensis LMG 19424 DNA encoding:
- a CDS encoding NAD(P)/FAD-dependent oxidoreductase, which produces MKADSGADADVIVIGGGLHGTSSALHLARKGLRVTLLEADYCGRHASGVNAGGVRTLGRHIAEIPLALASLELWHRLADLTGDDAGFVPSGQLKVAETDAELDLLRRRVAQLEALGFTHETLVDAHTVRALVPSIAPHVTGAIWASRDGHALPYRAVTAFRRAAAAAGAVVHEATTAGRLEYAHGRWHVHTPRGVFRAKRLVNTAGAWAGAIAAQLGEPVPVEAGGLMLMITHRVAPFVRPVLGATGRALSFKQFDNGTVLIGGGLRCAADAQAGHGEVDMLGLGASAQTVTALFPHLGPLGINRAWAGVEAFLPDQIPVIGPSRSAPDVVHAFGFSAHGFELGPIVGRIVADLVTEGRSHLPIDAFAVDRFDKPRSATAGALRD